In one Massilia endophytica genomic region, the following are encoded:
- a CDS encoding penicillin acylase family protein, with translation MRFAVLSAASAALFASSTWAASVPPIALAGLAQPARIQVDKWGVAHLYAADRKDLFFVQGFNAARDRLAQIDLWRRRGLGRLSSVFGSAYVEQDRAARLFLYRGDMAAEWRAYGEGAQSIAERFAAGINAYIDLVERKPELLPFEFRQLGYKPEKWAAEDVVRIRSHGLTRNLLQEFERAYVVCHADLKADEIRYQLSPAWVTKVPEGLDPCFPENALDVFTLATEPVRFDRKTLKPSQASLDAQRMEGSNNWVVAPSRTASGRPILANDPHRAYGAPSLRYIVHLNAPGLDAIGAGEPALPGISIGHNGKIAFGLTIFGIDQEDLYVYEINPANRLQYKYKGKWENFRVVKESIPVQGGRTASVELRFTRHGPVIFEERGKNRALAVRTAWSEPGTAPYFGSIDYMTAQNFDQFRAAMARWGAPAENQVYADTAGNIGWVAGGIVPQRPNHDGLLPVPGDGRYEWSGFLDGRKLPSLLNPKQGWFASANEMNLPADFPYKEYKLGFEWPHNARVQRIGDVLSRNGRATIEDMQRLQNDVVSLPARRLLAVLKQVKPNNQRTQAALRLLGGWDGEVTTGSNAAALFEVWWTRHLGNAFKAALLPPTAARAMGVPSTSLLLDTLERPEARLGSPGKRDELILSSLAAAWGDMERMLGPDSAKWKWGDLQFSYFMHPLSQAVDEATRAKIDVGPFARGGSSFTVNQSSYHPVNFWQINGPSFRVIIDVGAWDNSVAMNAPGQSGDPASAHYRDLASSWAAGQYFPLAYSRKAVDAVTETTIELVPAKRK, from the coding sequence TTGCGGTTCGCTGTCCTGAGCGCGGCTTCGGCCGCGCTTTTCGCGTCCTCAACCTGGGCGGCATCCGTGCCGCCCATCGCGCTTGCCGGACTGGCGCAGCCGGCGCGCATCCAGGTGGACAAGTGGGGCGTGGCCCATCTCTACGCCGCCGATAGGAAAGACCTCTTCTTCGTCCAGGGCTTCAACGCCGCGCGCGACCGGCTGGCGCAGATCGACCTTTGGCGCCGCCGTGGCCTGGGGCGCCTGTCCTCCGTCTTCGGTTCCGCCTACGTGGAGCAGGACCGGGCAGCACGCCTTTTCCTGTACCGCGGCGACATGGCCGCCGAATGGCGCGCGTACGGCGAAGGGGCGCAGTCCATCGCCGAGCGCTTCGCCGCAGGCATCAATGCCTATATCGATCTCGTCGAACGCAAGCCGGAGCTCCTGCCCTTCGAATTCCGCCAGCTGGGCTACAAGCCCGAGAAGTGGGCGGCGGAAGATGTGGTGCGCATTCGCAGCCACGGCCTCACGCGCAACCTGCTGCAGGAATTCGAGCGCGCCTACGTGGTCTGCCATGCGGACCTGAAGGCGGACGAGATACGCTACCAGCTCTCGCCAGCCTGGGTAACGAAAGTGCCCGAGGGGCTCGACCCCTGTTTCCCCGAGAACGCGCTGGACGTATTCACGCTGGCCACGGAGCCTGTCCGCTTCGACCGCAAGACGCTGAAGCCTTCGCAGGCCTCGCTGGATGCGCAGCGCATGGAGGGCAGCAACAACTGGGTCGTTGCGCCCTCGCGCACGGCGAGCGGGCGGCCAATCCTGGCGAACGATCCGCACCGCGCTTACGGCGCGCCTTCGCTGCGCTACATCGTTCACCTCAATGCGCCGGGGCTCGATGCCATCGGCGCAGGGGAACCGGCGCTGCCGGGCATCTCCATCGGCCATAACGGCAAGATCGCATTCGGCCTCACCATTTTCGGTATCGACCAGGAAGATCTCTACGTCTACGAGATCAATCCGGCCAACCGGTTGCAGTACAAGTACAAGGGCAAGTGGGAGAACTTCCGTGTCGTGAAGGAGAGCATTCCGGTACAGGGCGGACGCACCGCGTCCGTGGAGCTGCGCTTCACGCGGCATGGCCCGGTCATCTTCGAGGAGCGCGGCAAGAACCGCGCGCTCGCCGTGCGCACGGCGTGGTCCGAGCCGGGCACCGCACCGTACTTCGGCAGCATCGACTACATGACGGCGCAGAACTTCGACCAGTTCCGCGCCGCGATGGCGCGCTGGGGCGCGCCCGCCGAGAACCAGGTGTACGCGGACACGGCGGGCAATATCGGCTGGGTAGCGGGCGGCATCGTACCCCAGCGCCCGAACCATGACGGGCTGCTGCCCGTCCCTGGCGACGGCCGCTACGAATGGAGCGGCTTCCTCGATGGCCGCAAGCTGCCATCGCTCCTGAATCCGAAGCAGGGCTGGTTCGCCAGCGCGAACGAAATGAACCTGCCCGCGGATTTCCCCTACAAGGAATACAAGCTCGGTTTCGAGTGGCCGCACAACGCGCGCGTCCAGCGCATCGGCGATGTCCTGTCCCGCAACGGGCGGGCGACGATCGAGGATATGCAGCGGCTGCAGAACGATGTGGTGTCCCTGCCTGCGCGCAGGCTGCTCGCGGTGCTGAAGCAGGTAAAACCGAACAACCAGCGCACGCAGGCGGCGCTTCGCCTGCTGGGAGGCTGGGATGGCGAGGTGACGACAGGATCGAACGCCGCCGCTCTCTTCGAGGTATGGTGGACGCGCCATCTGGGCAATGCCTTCAAGGCGGCTCTCCTGCCGCCAACGGCCGCACGCGCCATGGGCGTGCCGAGTACAAGCCTGCTGCTCGATACCCTCGAGAGACCGGAGGCGCGGCTGGGTTCCCCAGGCAAGCGCGATGAGCTGATACTCTCCAGCCTTGCCGCGGCCTGGGGCGATATGGAACGCATGCTGGGCCCCGACTCCGCGAAGTGGAAGTGGGGCGACCTGCAGTTCAGCTATTTCATGCACCCCCTGTCGCAGGCGGTGGACGAGGCGACCCGGGCGAAGATCGATGTCGGGCCGTTTGCGCGTGGAGGCAGCTCCTTCACCGTCAACCAGTCCAGCTATCACCCCGTGAACTTCTGGCAGATCAACGGTCCGTCCTTCCGCGTCATTATCGACGTTGGCGCCTGGGACAACTCGGTGGCCATGAATGCGCCGGGCCAGTCCGGCGATCCGGCGAGCGCGCACTACCGCGACCTGGCGTCCAGCTGGGCGGCCGGGCAGTACTTCCCGCTGGCCTATTCGCGCAAGGCTGTCGATGCCGTGACCGAAACGACAATCGAACTGGTGCCCGCGAAACGCAAATAA